A genomic region of Sporolituus thermophilus DSM 23256 contains the following coding sequences:
- the rplC gene encoding 50S ribosomal protein L3, whose amino-acid sequence MAATTKAILGKKLGMTQIFTAEGHLVPVTVVEAAPNVVVQRKTVETDGYNAVQLGFGAVKDKKVTKPMKGHFAKAGVKPVRFIRELRLPGEPEFQVGQTIGVDIFSDGELVDVTGTGKGKGFAGGIKRHNFKRGPMAHGSKSHREPGSMGPRMSGGGGKVFKGKKLPGRMGGHRVTVQRLTVVRVDKDRNLLLIKGAIPGAKGSLVMVKNTVKPAK is encoded by the coding sequence ATGGCTGCAACGACGAAAGCAATTTTGGGCAAAAAACTCGGAATGACGCAAATTTTTACCGCCGAAGGCCACTTGGTGCCTGTAACGGTGGTGGAAGCTGCTCCCAATGTGGTAGTGCAAAGAAAGACTGTTGAAACTGACGGCTATAATGCGGTGCAACTCGGTTTTGGCGCCGTTAAAGATAAAAAGGTAACCAAGCCGATGAAAGGCCACTTTGCCAAGGCTGGCGTGAAACCTGTCCGGTTTATCCGGGAACTCCGTCTGCCCGGTGAACCTGAGTTTCAAGTGGGCCAAACAATCGGCGTCGACATCTTTAGTGACGGTGAACTGGTTGACGTTACCGGCACCGGCAAAGGCAAAGGCTTCGCCGGTGGCATCAAGCGCCACAATTTCAAGCGCGGACCGATGGCTCACGGCTCCAAATCGCACCGTGAACCTGGTTCCATGGGTCCCCGGATGAGCGGTGGCGGCGGTAAGGTATTCAAAGGCAAAAAACTCCCTGGCCGGATGGGTGGTCATAGAGTTACCGTACAACGCCTGACTGTCGTCAGAGTTGACAAAGACCGTAACTTGCTGCTGATCAAGGGTGCTATTCCCGGTGCAAAAGGCAGCCTGGTAATGGTTAAAAATACCGTAAAACCGGCGAAATAG
- the rpsJ gene encoding 30S ribosomal protein S10, giving the protein MAKQQKIRIRLKAYDHKALDQSAARIVETAKRTGSMVSGPIPLPTEKNIFTILRSPHVNKDSREQFEMRTHKRLIDILEPTSKTVDALMRLDLPAGVDIEIKL; this is encoded by the coding sequence ATGGCTAAACAGCAAAAAATCCGTATCCGTTTAAAAGCCTACGACCATAAAGCGCTTGACCAAAGCGCGGCTCGTATCGTCGAAACGGCGAAGAGAACCGGATCGATGGTTTCCGGTCCCATTCCCCTACCTACCGAAAAAAATATCTTTACCATTTTGCGTTCACCTCACGTCAACAAGGATTCCCGTGAGCAGTTTGAAATGCGGACGCACAAGCGTCTCATCGACATCCTCGAGCCGACGTCCAAGACGGTGGACGCGTTAATGCGCCTGGACCTGCCGGCTGGCGTGGATATCGAAATCAAGCTGTAA
- the rplD gene encoding 50S ribosomal protein L4, with translation MPKVAVYDITGAQTGEIELSDSVFGVEVNKAVLHQAVVMQLANQRLGTHATKTRGMVRGGGKKPWRQKGTGRARAGSIRSPLWVGGGTVFGPQPRSYAISMPRKARRLALKSALSAKVRSGEMVVLEDFTFAEPKTKNVVKMLDNLKVADDKALIILSEADENVIKSARNIPGVKAIASTGINVYDLLYHDKVLVTKGAVARIEEVLA, from the coding sequence ATGCCAAAAGTAGCAGTATATGACATCACCGGCGCGCAAACCGGTGAGATTGAGCTCAGTGACAGCGTATTTGGCGTCGAAGTGAACAAAGCGGTACTGCATCAGGCAGTTGTGATGCAGCTTGCGAATCAGCGTTTAGGTACTCATGCCACCAAGACCAGAGGTATGGTACGTGGCGGCGGCAAGAAACCCTGGAGACAAAAAGGCACCGGCCGCGCCCGCGCCGGCAGCATCCGCTCGCCGCTGTGGGTCGGCGGCGGCACCGTTTTTGGGCCCCAACCCCGCAGCTATGCCATTTCCATGCCTCGGAAAGCCCGCCGTTTGGCGCTCAAGTCGGCCCTTTCCGCCAAAGTGCGAAGCGGCGAAATGGTTGTGCTCGAAGACTTTACTTTTGCAGAGCCCAAGACCAAGAATGTGGTGAAAATGCTCGACAACCTGAAGGTTGCCGATGACAAAGCCCTGATTATCCTTTCGGAAGCCGATGAGAACGTAATTAAGTCGGCGCGTAACATACCTGGCGTCAAAGCCATTGCGTCCACGGGCATCAATGTGTATGATTTGCTGTATCATGACAAGGTGCTTGTAACCAAAGGTGCTGTCGCCAGAATAGAGGAGGTGCTGGCGTAA